CGAAAGCCTACTACAGGCTTTAGAAGCCACCACAAGTACTACTACTACTAGTACTTCTGCTGCTGCTGTGCCATGGAAGCTGGAGAAGAGGCAGCAACATCCAATTACTGCAGTGGATGAAGTACTTGATGTGGTGGGAATTGATGATGACATGTGAGTGGTGAAGCGAATGCTGTTGTCCGAAGAGAAGCACAGAACGGTGGTGTCAATCTTGGGAATGAGCGGGTTGGGGAAGACAACTCTTGTAAAGAACGTTTATAATTCTGACGATGTAAACAGTGTCTTTATGGGTCATGCTTGGACCCATGCTTCCCAAGAGTATGACATTAGAGAGCTATTGCTTGGGATTGTTAAATCCGTAGTGTCCTTTTTCGATGATAAGCAAAGGAGGGCGTTGGAAGGCATTGATGCGGCCGTATTGAGTAGGAAACTTCGCGGTTTCTTGGGGCAGAGGACGTACTTTATTGTGCCTGACGACATTTGGGGCATTGAAGCTTGGGATCGCTAGGATCCCTATCTTCCTAATCAGGGGAATGGTAGCAGAGTTTTCATTACTTCCAACTAGAAGGAAATTGCTTTACATGCTGATCCGCAGAGTGAAGCTCAAGAACTGCGGTTTTTGAACCAGACAGAGAGTTGGGATCTGTTTGTTTGGAAGATATTCAAGGCCAAGAGCACACCTGCTGGTTTCCTGCTGGAGTTGGAGGGTTTAGGAAGGCAGATAGTGGGGAAATGTGGAGGATTTGCAGTTGGCAATTGTGGTTTTGGGAGGACTGCTGTCAAGGAAAGATAAGACCCAGAACTCGTGGAAGAGAGTACTTGACAGTGTCCATTGGCATCTGGATCAAGGCCCTGGCTCGTGCTTGGGAACCAGCCCTGAGTTACAATGGCTccgtatttttaaaaatacaattaTTTCCAATATTGATAACgcttaattaaattttaaaatttaaggtGAAAAAGTTTATGGTTTaagaaaatttatatttaaatatcaaataccTCAGGAAATATTTTTGATAAGGGAATTCATGTATGGCATGCAAAACACTATACTAATGTCTTGACATGCACGATACATTACTTAATTATCCTTACGAATCCAAAATTTTACATTTAAAAGCTATATTTTACATTATTTGATGCAAGTTATTGATCTTAGGTGATTGAAGGAAGGTTAAACCTTAAAAGAATATTTACTATTAAGACTAAAATAGAATTTAATAgcttatgaaaaaaatattttattgtaaagtaaatgaCCATGTAAAAGTTCATGTTATTCTATTAAACATGGAATGGGATAAAGATTGATAGATCATAGTTTCTTTGCTATTTAATGGTGCATAGCACTAGCGTGTTCATAGCAAAGGAGTCGAAGCCATAAAAATAGGCGGTCACAACTTCTCTATTATGTGCACTCATACTTTGCATGCTTAACATTTTAACGTGTAATATATTTGTATCATTAAATTCGTATTAGTGTTGTGATATTTAGTATCAAAATCTTGAGCATGTAAAGTATGAGTTCCATGCACAAATACATAGTAAAGGATTCAGTGTTGAAATGGCATTCCCATGGTGAAATTTTAGTTTATTCTATGATACAATTAGTACAAAGTTCTAAATTATATTTGCTTTATGATGTTAAACACTTTTTGGGGGCAAAAGAtaatgaattgtccataaatttGGCAAAAATACTTTATCTTTCTTGAGGTTTGAAAAAATTAGTACATCTTTCCCATCGTTTGGCAAAAAGAGAGAGATCGATTAAcctttgaggtttcaaaaattctatgCACCTCTCCTGTACCTTGGGATATAGGCGCAATCTCTAATTGATTCTTCATAAATATCCCCTTCTTTTTGCATCAATGGTCTTTAATCAACGAGATATGtatctacaacaaaagaaaaaaaaagggacaTAAATATAGAAATTTGAAACATAACAAGATTTATATAAAACTATATTTTCCATTTAATGATAAGAAACATATGATatgttaatttttcttaaaaatattgtTAGATAAAGAAGAATGGGAGAAAATTGGATGTATATTATCATTTTAGAAGAGGTATTTATACATAAGGAGGTTatacaaagaaagaaagaatcaCTGTATAATCTAATCGAATTTCCACAATTACTCCTATAATTATGGCTAACATGTCCCCCTTAAACTCAAGATGGTGATGAGGAAACCAACTTGAGTTTGGATAGCAAGTCATAAAAACGTTCAGGAAGGTGAGACTTGGTAAAAATTAGCAGTATGATCAATAGAATGAACATAAATAAGCTTCAAAAGACCACAAACTAGATGTTAACGAACAAAATGGTAATCAAtctcaatatgttttgttcgcTCATGGAAAACACCATTGTGAGCACTTTGAATGAAAATCCTATTATCAAAATAAGGAGGGGAGCCAGAATTATGAGCAAGACTCATATCTTCGAACAACCATCGAAGCCATAAAAGCTCCGAAGTGGCATCCGCAAGAGCCCAATACTTAGCTTCTATACTAGGCTGAGCTGCAACCGTTTGTTTCTTACTTCACCAAGAAATTAGGGAGGTACCAAGGAAGAAATAGTAACTAGTAGTGAACCAACGATCAGTAGGATTTCCAGGCCAATCAGCATTAgaatgacctataagatcaagtGATGAAGTAGAAGAAAAGTGAAGTCCATAGAACAAAGTACTCTTTAACATAGCGAATAATTTGTAGAACAACAACATAATGGGTAGTATGGGGAGTAGCCATACACTGGCTTACTAAATGAACAACATGTGAAATATTAGGGCATGTGAGAGTGAGGTATACTAGACTATCAACCAATTGTCGATATAAAGTAGAATCTTCAAATGGCGTTCCATCCATTGGAGTGAACCAAATATTTTGCTTAAGAGGAGTAGGCACTGTCTTGTTATCAGTTAAACTAGGGTGGGAAATAAGGTTAGAAGCATATTTATACGGAGAAAGGTAAAAGCCATCAAAGGACGAAGATACTTCTAGCCCAAAAAAGTATGTCAAaactcccaaatccttcatttcaaaatgtTGTGCAAATAACGTTTAAGACTAGATATGCCTTGTATCATCACCTGTAATAATCATATCATTGACATATAATAAAAGAAGAACCATGCCACTGTTAGTTTTATGAATAAAGAGTACAAAGTCATGAGAATTGGAGGAGAACCCAAATTGATCAATGGTCGAACTAGACTTTGAAAACCAAGCATGAGGTACTTATTTTAGACGATAAAGGGCTCAAAGAAGATGACAAATTTTTGGAGAAGCATGAGCATATCCTGGTGGTGGTCGCATATAAACCTCCTCCAGAGGATCACCATTAAGGAAAACATTTTTACATCCATCTGATATAATTTCCATTATTTAATAGCGGCGATAGCTAAGAGACTTCTAACTGATGTAATTCGAGCCATAAGTGCAAAGGTCTCTTCGTAATCAATCCTATACTCTTGTGTGAAACCTTTCGCAACTAATCGAGCCTTGTAACGCTCCATAGAACTATATGAGCAAGTGTTAATTTTGTAGACCCACTCACAACCCACTAAAGTTTTATTAGGGGGAGGATTAACCAAGTCCCAAGTATGTGTCCTTTCCAAGGCCTGAATTTCATTTGTCATTGCTTGTTGCCACATAGGATTAGAGCTGGCTTCCTTGTAAGAACAAGGTTCATTTAAAATACAATGACATAATAACAATGATAGTCACGAAATTTAATGGGCAAATGACTTACTCTGTCAGAGTGATCAAGGAGAGGGGGAacaaataaagaagaagaagaatcagatTGAGTGGTTAC
This region of Malania oleifera isolate guangnan ecotype guangnan chromosome 10, ASM2987363v1, whole genome shotgun sequence genomic DNA includes:
- the LOC131166651 gene encoding putative disease resistance RPP13-like protein 3: MLLSEEKHRTVVSILGMSGLGKTTLVKNVYNSDDVNSVFMGHAWTHASQEYDIRELLLGIVKSVVSFFDDKQRRALEGIDAASEAQELRFLNQTESWDLFVWKIFKAKSTPAGFLLELEGLGRQIVGKCGGFAVGNCGFGRTAVKER